Below is a window of Calditrichota bacterium DNA.
GCGATTTTACCCCGGACGGCAAGGCCGTGCTGTTCTACTCGCCCCGGTTCTCCTTCACCAGCCGCTATTGTCAGCTCTTCACCGTGCCGCTGGCTGGTGGCTGGCCGCAGCAGCTCGAGCTGCCGGTGGGCTTCAAGGCGTGTTATTCCCCGGATGGGAAGCGCCTGGCCTATCTGCCGGTGCGGGAGGTCTTCCAGCAATGGAAGCACTATCGCGGCGGCACCGTGGCCACGATATGGCTCTACACCTTCGCTGACCACTCCGTGGAGAAGATCCCGCAGCCCGAAGGGAGCTGCAACGACACCGACCCCATGTGGGTGGGAGACAAGGTCTACTTCCGCTCCGACCGGAACGGCGAGTTCAATCTCTTTTGCTACGACACCGTGAGCAAGGAGGTGCGGCAACTCACCTTCTTTGCCGACTTTCCGGTGCTTGATGCCGCCTACGGCGCGGGCACGATCATCTTCGAGCAGGCCGGCTACCTCCACACCTACGACTTGAGCAGCGGCCAGGTGCAAAGGCTGCGGGTGGGAGTGGCTGCGGACCTTTTGGAACTGCGACCTCGCTATGTGAAAGGCGCCGAGTGGATCCGCAGTCACGATATCTCTCCCTCCGGGGCTCGGGCAGTCTTTGAGTTCCGGGGCGAGATTGTCACGGTGCCTGCAGAAAAGGGGGACCCGCGTAACCTCACGGCGACCCCAGGGGCGCACGAGCGTTTCCCTGCCTGGTCCCCGGACGGCAAGTTCATTGCCTACTTTTCGGACGCCTCAGGCGAATATGCCCTGCACATTCTGCCGCAAGATGGCAAAGGGACTCCCCGCGTGGTGCCGTTGGGCGGCGCGGGTTTCTACAACGCCATCTCCTGGTCGCCGGACAGCAAGAAGCTTTGCTTTGCCGATAACGCCCGCACGCTCTTCTGGCTGGACCTTGAGAGCGGCAGCATCACCAAGATTGCGCAAGAGGCCATCTACATGCCGGGTGCCTTCGGCACCATCCGCGGCGCCTGGTCGCCAGACTCCCGTTGGATTGCCTACACGCTGACCAATACTGCCTACTTCCAGCAGATCTTCGTCTACGACATCGAGCAGGGCAAGTCCTGGCCAATCACCGACGGCATGGCCGAGGCCAGCGACCCGGTGTTCGACCCCAGCGGCAAGTTTCTCTACTTCTTCGCTTCCACGGACGCTGGCCCGGTGAAGCACTGGTTTGCCATGTCCAACGCCGACGTACGCATGAAGAACGCCATCTACTTGGCTTCTTTGCAGAAAGGCACGCCTTCACCCTTGGCCAAGCAGAGCGACGAGGAGAAGGGGAAGCCGGAGGAGGAGAAAGAGGAAAAAGCTGAGAAGGGCAAAGAGAAGGCAAAGGACACGGAGAAAAAGTCCCCTGCGAAGGTGGTCATCGACTTTGCAGGAATGAACGAGCGCATCGTGGCGTTGCCGCTGCCGGAGGCGGACTATCGAGAGTTGCAAGTGGGCAAAGAGGGGCAGCTCTACTTCCTCGAGACCGTGCCGGCAGGGCCCACAAAGCTGCACCACTATGACCTGGACAAGAGGGAGGACAAGGTCATCCTCGAGAAGGTGGACGACTATCGGCTTTCCCGCGACGGCAAGAAGGTGTTGTACCGCGCCGG
It encodes the following:
- a CDS encoding PD40 domain-containing protein; protein product: MRRVTFAAAGAVLLSVAAALAIDTADTRMLSQPAISATQIAFAYAGDLYVADRDGSNVRRLTSGEGNEFNPVFSPDGKWIAFSGEYDGNTDVFLVPASGGVPIRLTYHPAPDVVCDFTPDGKAVLFYSPRFSFTSRYCQLFTVPLAGGWPQQLELPVGFKACYSPDGKRLAYLPVREVFQQWKHYRGGTVATIWLYTFADHSVEKIPQPEGSCNDTDPMWVGDKVYFRSDRNGEFNLFCYDTVSKEVRQLTFFADFPVLDAAYGAGTIIFEQAGYLHTYDLSSGQVQRLRVGVAADLLELRPRYVKGAEWIRSHDISPSGARAVFEFRGEIVTVPAEKGDPRNLTATPGAHERFPAWSPDGKFIAYFSDASGEYALHILPQDGKGTPRVVPLGGAGFYNAISWSPDSKKLCFADNARTLFWLDLESGSITKIAQEAIYMPGAFGTIRGAWSPDSRWIAYTLTNTAYFQQIFVYDIEQGKSWPITDGMAEASDPVFDPSGKFLYFFASTDAGPVKHWFAMSNADVRMKNAIYLASLQKGTPSPLAKQSDEEKGKPEEEKEEKAEKGKEKAKDTEKKSPAKVVIDFAGMNERIVALPLPEADYRELQVGKEGQLYFLETVPAGPTKLHHYDLDKREDKVILEKVDDYRLSRDGKKVLYRAGQSWFITELADKIDVSKGKLDVDAIEVRIEPQVEWRQIFDEAWRINRDYFYDPNFHGADWAAMRQKYAVFLPELACRNDLNRLIQWMCSELAVGHHRVSGGDQLAKPKRVPCGLLGADYVVENGRYRFAKVYGGLNWNPDLESPLKQPGIDVQAGEYLLAVNGKELRPPENLFSRFENTAGKIVEITVGPRPDGVGSRTLQVVPIRDESDLRNRDWVESNIRKVDAATGGRVAYVYVPNTTRLGHTYFKRYFFPQTSKEAIIIDERFNGGGQVADYYIDHLRRPYICNWALRYGQDLVTPSGAIFGPKVMLIDENAGSGGDLLPWMFRKLGLGPLVGKRTWGGLVGILGFPVLMDGGYVTAPNLAIWTEEGFVVENEGVPPDYEVEQEPAKVIAGHDPQLEKAIELVMAELQKNPPRKPQRPPYPVRVKK